Sequence from the Paeniglutamicibacter cryotolerans genome:
CTCTTCGGGGAAGTCGAGGCCATTGCGTTGGATGTATGCATCGGCCTCATCCAGCACGGAGAGGTAATTCGCGTCGCCATTGGCGATATTCCGGGCCAAGTCCGGTGCGAATGACAGGATTCCGTTGTTGTAGGACCGGGTCCGGCCCACCAGCTTGATGCCGCTGGCGGCCAAGGTCCGGAAGTCCACCGTCAGGCCGCCGTTGGCGCCGCTGACGGCAATGGTGACATGTTCGGCGCCCTTGGGTGGTGTCGCAACCGACCATTTGTCCAGCACGCCGAGCCACCAGCAGAAGTCCTTGCCGCGGTACTGGCGCGGCGGCCGGTCGTGCGGGCCGACCGACAGGGTGACCTGGCGGCCCGAGCGGCGCAGCTCGTCGGCGATCTGCACGCCCGAGGAGCCCGCTCCCACGACCATGATGCCGCCGGCGGGCAACTGCTGGGGGTTGCGGTAGGAACTGGAGTGCAGCTGGGTCAGCCCGCTGGCTTCGGGAACCACGGCAGGGATCACCGGACGCTGGAAGGGTCCCGTTGCTGCCACGACGTATCGGGCATCGTAGGTCCCGGCCGAGGTTTCAACCTGGAAGCCGGGCTTGCCCTCATGCCGGCGTACGGAGGTGACCTCTACTCCGCAGTGGATCGGGGCATCGAACTTCTTCGCGTAAGCCGCGAAATAGTCGGCAACGCGGTCCTTGGGTGTGAACCCGTCGGGGTTGACATCCTCGAAGGTCATGCCGGGAAAGCGATCATGCCATGCAGGTCCGTTGGCCACCAGCGAATCCCACCGTCCAGAGCGCCAGCGCTCGGCCACCCGGTCCCGCTCCAAGACGACGTGCGGGACGCCGCGCGATGTCAGGTGCTCACTCATCGCCACGCCGGCCTGGCCGGCGCCGACGATGAGGACTTCGGTCTGATGGCTCGACATGCCAACCTCCATTGCTAAGAATTCGCTGAACTGATGTGACGATGGACCGTCGGTGCTTCAGTGGAATGGGCCCCGGGAGGCTTTTCGTCCATCTGCTTATATTCAGGAAACCGCATGCCCGGGCATCTTTCAAACATCCATTCAAGGTCAACCACATCGATTTTCCAGATGCAGTCGACTGTCGAGTCTCGGCGACGCACTTCACCGGCATTCCGAGTCCGATTACTCCCCGGAAGGGGCTGGGCCCGCAAGATACAGGGTGGATTTCGACCTCGGCTGGCTGCGTACCCGGAGAGTGGACTTTCAGGTGCATCCGTTATCCTTGACCAGTTCTCAGCTGCGGTGTTTCGAACGACATGGGCGTTAATTCGTGATGAATCAAGGTTTGTGGAAGTCCGGCGGGACTGTCGTGGGAACGGAATCCGGTACCAGTCGATTGATTTGCGCCACATCCCGGGTGTGAGCAGCCCCGAAGCATGAGGAACACATGACAAGCACTCGCCCTGCCCCGAGGGCCGCGGATATCACCCGCCGCTCGATCATTGGCATGATCATCGCCATGGCCCTGATCGAATCCCTGAGCGGGGTTACCCAGGGATTCCTGAACCCCATCCTGCCGGCACTCGGGCCGGTCCTGAACATTGACGATCCGACGATCAACGGGATCTTCCTGATCTCCAACCTGAGCTTCGCCGTGCTCACCCCGATCATTTCCCGTCTCGGGGACAGCTATGGCTATCGGTTGGTGTTGCGTTGTTCCACGCTCGTGGTGGTTCTCGGCGTCTTCATGATGGCGTTGTGGCCGACCCTCTGGACGGTGACCATCGGAGTGGTCATGCTCACCTGCGTGGTCGGGTTCATCCCGTTGATGATGGGCATTCTTCGCGTGACCAGCCCGAAGCACACCCGTACCGGTGTTTCGGTGATGATCGGGATGCTGATGATCATGGTCGGTGGCGGCGGACTGCTGGCCGGGATCGTGGGAGTGAACGATCCGACCCGGGGATTCTGGGTCGGGGTGCCCTTCGCCCTGGTGGCGTTGGCCTGCTCCTTCCTGCTGCCCGATGCCGGTACGCCGTCCCGGGAGGGGCTCGCCCTGGGCCCATTGATGGCCTGTTCGGTGGGCCTGATCGGATTCGTGGCGGCCCTGTCCATGGGCCCGGACTGGGGCTGGACCAACGCCAAGACCATCGGATCCGGGGTCCTGGGCCTGGTCTTGCTGCTGATCTGGATCAAGCTCGATTTCCGCCGCGCGGAAGGCGTCCCGCCGTTCATCGACCTGCGGATGCTGTTGAACCCGAGCATCCGGACCGTTTCGACCGCAACGTTCCTCTTTGGCTTCGCTTCGGTCAGCTACATGGGCACGAACGGCATCTTCCTGCATGCCGAGGCCTCGAGTGCAGGCTACGGCTTCGGGCTGAGCCCACTGGATATCGCCATCATCTTGGCAGCGACCTCCGTCCTGTCACTGCTTTCCTCTTTGTTCACCGCGAAGGCGATGAGCCTGTTCGGCGAACGGACCACGCTGGTCTTCGCCGGATTCCTGCTGGCCGCCAGCTTCATCGTGATGCTGTCCGCCCGGGCCAACTTGGTGGGCTACATTGCCGGGTTCTCCCTATTCATGCTGAGCATGGGCATCTATCAGGCCGCCACCCGGTCGCTGTCCGTCGAGGGGGTTCCGGTGGAAGAAACCTCATCGGCCGCCGGACTGAACGAGTTGGCGCTGAGCGTGGGAATTGCCGTGGGTGCAGCTATCGTGAAAATGATTTCCTCGGCCAATGTGCTGGAGGGAAAAATTACCCTGACCGGGCTGAACGCCATATGGCTGTCCCTGGCAGCCGCGGCCCTGCTGGCGGCGCTGGCGGCGGCCCGATATCCGCACCGACAGACAACGGAGAGCAAGCCATGAGCACCGACGAGGCACGGGCGCAGCGGATCACCGCGGCACTGGAACACTGGAAAGCCGACCTGCTGCAACTCAGCCATGAGATCCACGCCGATCCGGAACTGAGCGGCCAGGAATTCCGGGCCGCTCAGCGGGTTTCGAACCTTCTGGAAAAGGCCGGCTTCGGCTTCGATGCCCAGCAGCCGCAGCTGGCCACCGCCTTTTCCGCCCGGCACGGAAATGGTGAACTCGTCGCGGCCTTCTGCGTTGAATACGACGCGCTTCCGGGCATCGGGCATGCCTGTGGCCATAACGTGAACGCAGCCGCCGCAGTCGGGGCGGCACTGGGGCTGGCGGCGGTGGCCGGGGAACTGGGCATCACCGTGAAAGTGCTCGGAACCCCGGCGGAGGAGACCACCGGTGGGAAGGTCGAGCTGATCAAGGAGGGGTTCTTCGATGACGTCTCGCTGGCCATGATGGCCCATGCGGGAGCCGATGACATCGTGGGTGGTTCATCCCTGGCCATTTGCATGTGGGATGCGTTGTATACGGGAAAGCCGGCCCATGCGGCATTGGCCCCCGAGGAGGGGATCAACGCGCTCGATGCCATGGTCATCGCCCAGACCGCCATCGCCCTGGCCCGGCAACAACTTCCCGCCGGTTCGGTGGTGTCGATGATCGTGACCGAGGGCGGTAGCGCCGCGAACGTCATTCCCGACCGGGCCCGTGCAAACATTGAAATGCGTGCCGAGTCGGTGGAGACCCTGCGCCGAATCGAGGCCAGGGTCAGGCGCTGTCTGGAAGCCGGAGCGCATGGCACCGGGGCCGCGCTGGATATCAGGGAGGTCGGCAACGAGTACGCCGACCTGCGCCAGGATCGCTTCCTGGCCGGGGCCTACCAGCGGGCACTAGGTGCCCGGGAACGCGACGTTCTCTACGATGAGCGGGCCCTGGCCTCCACCGACATGGGCAACGTCTCCCACCTGGTGCCGACCATCCACCCGGTCATCGGCTACGAGGTCGGGGGCGCGGTACACCACACGGCCGAATTCACTGCCTTCGGCACCTCGGCATCGGCAGATAAGGCCATCATGGACGCCGCCTTCGGGATGGCCATGGCCGCCGCTGCGGCGGCAGCTGATCCGGTCGAACGGGAGCGGTTGTTGGCTGCCAAGGACTGATGCTTACCGCGATGGCCGACGGCGCGGCACGGCCAGGAGGACGGTGCCTACCGTGCCCAGGTCGAGCAGGGCATCCGCACGGCGAACGGAAAGCCGGCACGTGCAAGGCCTCCAGTGCCGCGGCAAGGTTGCGCAGGCGTCCATTGCCGGGCAGACGGCAGGGGTGGTCAACCACTCGAATGTGGTTGACCACCCCTGGTCCAGGCATCATTCACGCGATGCCGGACTAGCCGGCATCAGACGGCCCGGGTGTCCACCTCGAGTCCGACGATCAGCCGCCCATACATTTCTGCGGCTGGATCAACATCGCAGACGGCGTGATGCGAAGCCACATGGACATTGCGGAAGGTGGCAAGGAACTCGCTGTTGTTGTAGATGACACCGCCGCCGGCGGCATCGTACAGCGTGGTGACGGCCCGGCGAAGCACATCGATTGCGTGTACCGCCTGCCATTTGATGGTGGCCCGGTCTTCCAAAGTCGAGGCGCCATCACCGCGGACAATTGCGTCGAATCGATCCGCAGCATCCTTGAGCAGCATTTCCGCGGACTTGATCTCCGCGGCCACTTTTGCGATGCGGATCATTTGGGCCTGGGAATCGGACTTCGAACGCCCCGTATAGCGTTCCGTGCGTTGGCGAATCCGTTCGACATAGAGCTCCAGGGCCCGCTTGGCGGCGCCGAGGACCGTCCCGGAGACCAGGAGCGGCAGTGCCGATACGACGGGCATCTTATAGAGATTTGTCGTTTGCCGTTGGGCGGCATCGGATACGGAGCTTCGATCGGCCGGGATCGAGACCCGTTCATCGGGCACGAAAACGTCCACCAGTTCCACATCCGGGGACCCGGATGAACGCATCCCGAGCGTGTCCCAGTTGCCGAGCTGCTTGACCTCTGATGCGGGGCAGTACATGGACAACATGTCCCCGCGCTGGCCTTCCTCGCCTTCGGCGAAGGTGAGGAAAGAGAACCATGACGCATGCTGGATACCGCTGATGAATCCGAAGCGACCGGAAACCTGCCAGCCCCCGGGCACCTTTCTGGCCAATCCGTTGGGAACGATTGCTCCGGAGACGATCGCGCCGGGATTTTCACCGAAAATCTCATCCTGGATGCTCTCGTCCTGACGGCCCACCTGCCAAGCATTGCCGTTGGCGATCATGATGTGCCAGGCGGATCCCGGACAGCCTTCGCCAATGATGCTCGCGGCTTCGAAGACCGATGCAATGTTTCCTTCCCAGCCGCCACACCGTCGTGGCGTCATGATCTGGAAGAGACCCGCATCCTGGAGTGCATGGAAGGAATCGGCACTCAGGTACCCGAGCCGGTCCGATTCCGGAGCGTTGCTTCGGACCCTTTCGACAATTGATCGGGCCGACGTCAGGATTTCTGTGTGGCTGGGGATGGAAGCGGAAACGACGGTTTTCATGTGAATCCTTTCGGTAGTCAATCGGCCGCGCAGGGCAGGTCGATCAGAGCAGTTCTTTGAGGGAATCGAGAGCACCGGTGATTTGCTCGCTGGTGCCGACCGACATGCGGATTTTGGTGGGAAACCCCAGCTGGGTTCCGGGGCGGACAATGTAGCCCCGTTCCTTCAGCGAGGCAAAGGCGTTCTCTGCTCCACCGGGAGCATCAAAAAGTACGAAGTTGGATTGAGAGGGGTAGTACCCAAGGCCATGCAGACGACAGAAATCCTCGATGCTGGACCGTTCCCGGGCATTGCGTTCGCGGCTTTGCTCGAGGAAGCCGGTGTCCTTCAAGGAGGCGAGTGCCGCCGCCTGTGCCAAGGACGAGGTGTTGAAGGGGCTGCGCACGGTGTTGAGCAGGTTGGCCACCTTCTCGCCAGCGATGCCGTAGCCGATCCGGATCGCCGCAAGACCATGTATCTTCGAAAAAGTCCGGGTCATAATCAAGTTGGGGTAGGTCCGCGTCAGCGCCGCGGCATCTGGGAAGTCGGGCGCGGTCACGTACTCGGCATATGCCTCATCGACGACAACGACCACGTCCTTGGGGACCGCCGCCATCAGGTCATTGAAACCTGCGGCATCGAGGTAGGCCCCGGTCGGGTTGTTGGGGTTGCAGACCCAGATGACTGACGCACCTGGTGCCATGGCGGCCAGTGCGATGGGATCCGTCCGTCCGTCTTCAAGCGGCACCGGGATGTACTTGGCTCCCGTGGACAGGGTGTGCGCCCGATATTGGGCGAAGGTTGGTTCGCAGGCCACGGCCGTTCGGCCAGGTCCCAGGAACGCCCGTGCAATCATCAAGAGCACTTCGTCGGAGCCGTTTCCGAAGACGAGTTGGTTCTCCTTGACGCCATGGAGTTCTGCTACCGCAGTACGTAATGCTCCGGCGGTGACCTCGGGATACACGGAGAGGGAGGTGGCTGCCGAAGCGACCGCTTCGGAGGCGAGCTTGGAGCAGCCATAGGGGTTCTCATTGGATGCCAGCTTATGAACCGTCTCGAGACCCGTCTGTGCTTGGACTACCTTGGCTGATTCTCCCGCACGGTAGGGCGTCAGTGAGGCCAGGGAGGGCACCGGAAGGACCTCTAATTCGGGTTCCAGCTGAATGATTTGGTGGTTTTCGGTCGTGGTATCCAAAGACATCTCCAATAGCAACGAGTTCGGTGAGTCGCCCAAGTCCGATACCAGAAGGGCTTTGGCCGCATCGACGAGATGCAGGTGCGCTGCCCGGGAAGCACGTTCGCGATCGCCGGCCTCGATCGCGTCCAGAATGGCGTAGTGTGCTTCGACCGCAAGACGTGGACTGGTTGGTTGTGCAAGTGCTTCCTCGCGCAACCGAGTCATCCCGGCTTTAAGCTGGCTCATGAAATCGGCGAGAAGGGGGCTGCGGGCAGCACTCAGCACTGCGGCATGGAAGTCGATGTCCCCTTGTTCTCCGGACTCGCCCAACGCGAGTTCGTCTTCCATCCTGCGCAGTGATGCCCGGATCGCGATGAGGTCCGCAGGAGTCCGCCGCTCAGCCGCAATGCCCGTCATATAGGGCTCGATGGCAAACCGTGCCTCCATCACATACGGCAGTTGTTCACTGGAGTCGATGAGTGCATCGGCCATTTCCGAGGCCACCTGGCTCGGTTCGCTGCCCACGAGGTAGGCCCCTGACCCGTGCCTGATCTCAATCAATCCCTGTGCTTCCAGGGCCGACATGGCCTGTCGGAGCGAGTGCCTGCTCACTCCCAGGTGGGCCGATAGGACCCGTTCGGAGGGCAGCTGATCCCCGATCGTCAGCATTTTGTCATTGACGAGCTGGATCACGCGGTCCCGGACCTGCTGGTAGAGGGGGCGGCGGGATATTGGCTCTACGGTGCTGTCAGAGTCTGTTTCGACGACGGAATCCCACGTTATCTTCTGCATGGACCACATGCTTGCACCAATTTTCAACCAGGTCAACCAAAGTGCTTGTACCAGTAGACCACTTAGGCTATGTTTTCGTTATCTGCTGCAACTTTGGTCGTAACGGGACAACGATGTCCCCGTTAATACAGGCCATAGTCGACCTACAGGGAGAACGTCAATGCCTCGAACACCCGTCCCGAATCTCGGACCAGACCAGTTGCGTGCGCTGTGGGCAACACCCGCTCCCGCCTACGGCCTGTGGTCCACGATGGGAGACTCGCGATCCCCTGAACTGGCGGCGCGGACAGGTTATGACTGGGTGGGCCTGGATGCCCAGCACGGTGCCTTGACCGAAGGGCAGGTCTTGGACTTCCTCCGTGGCGCAGAAGGATCCGGCATTCCCACGCTGGTCCGTACCCGCGGCGGCGACCCGGACATGCTCGGCTGGCTGCTCGACGTCGGTGCAGACGGCGTGATCGTGCCGATGGTCGAATCGAGGTCCCAGGCCCAGGCCCTGGTCCGGGCAACCCGGTACCCGCCACTTGGTGCACGCAGTTTCGGCCCGGTGCGTGCCTTTGAACGTGGAGTGCCCGCACCTGCCGCATATGCGCACCGGCCTTTGGTTTTTGCCATGATAGAGACCGCCGCAGCCGTCGAGAACGTCCAGGACATCGCCAGCGTCGAAGGCCTGGACGGACTGTTCGTCGGTCCGGGCGACCTTGCGGTGTCCCTGGGCCGCGCACCCTCGCTGGACTTGCCGGATGCGGAACTCGACGGGCTCATCCGCCGCGTCGGACAAGCCGCTCAGGACAACGGACTCGTCAGCGGTATTTACAGCGGAAGCGTAGAGGTGTTGCATCGCTACCGGCAGGCAGGTTTCCAACTCATGGTGGTGACCTCGGACATGGCCGCCTACGCAGCGGGCATCGACGCTGCCCTCGGCAAGGCCCGGACGTGAGACGAGCCCGGCCATGATCCGGGCGGCCGGCCAAGCCCCATATCCTCATCTCCGCTCCACGAGTGGTTTCTCAGCTTGCATCGCTCCAAGACTTAGAATGGTGGTCAGTTCACGTGGATAGCTCCATACTCAACACCTTGGATCAAGGCCTGATCCTCGCATTTGCCGTCATCGGCGTGCTCCTCACCTTCAGGATCCTCGACTTTCCCGACCTGACGGTCGAAGGCTCCTTCCCCCTGGGTGGAGCGGTCATCGCCACGCTGCTCGTGTCCGGCATGAATCCGTGGCTGGGCATCATCGCCGCGGTGATCTGCGGTGCCCTCGCCGGGGCGCTGACCGGGTTGCTGATCACCGCCCTGCGGATCAATGAGATCATCGCCGGCATCGTGGTCGCGGCGGGAATGTACTCGGTCAACCTGCTGGTGATGCGGGCACCGAACGTCAACCTCATGGGGCATGACACCATTTACAGCCTGGTGCTCGGCGGCCTCGGCGTCCCCGAAAACAGCCTGAACCGGGCGGGCGTCACGTTCGTGCTGCTGTCGGTTTCGGTGGCGGCGCTGATCTGGTTCCTGAACACCGACCTGGGCCTGACGATCCGTGCGGCCGGCGCGAACAAGCGCATGGTTCGGGCCCTGGGCATGAACACCAGCGTCAGCCTGATCCTCGCGATGATGATCGGCAACGGCTTCGTTGCGGCCTCCGGTGCGCTGCTGACCCAGGCCCAAGGGTTCGCGGATGTGAACATGGGCATCGGCACCCTCGTCGCGGCTGCCGCCTCGGTGGTCATCGGCGAAACGATCTTCGGCAGGCGCAACCTGCTGGTCTGGTGCATGGGCGCCGTCGCCGGGGCACTGATCTACCAGGGGCTGCTGAACATCGGCCTGCGCCTGGGCATGCCGGCCTTCTACTTCAAGGGCGTCACGGCGATTCTCATGGTCCTGGCCCTGTACGTGCCGACCGCCATCTCGCAGTACCGGCAGCGGCACCGTCCCTTCGTGGATGAAGAGCCCGAACCCGTCGTCACCACCACTGTAGGGAGCTCACTGTGAACGAGGTAGCGGCAGTCACGGTGGACGCCGTCTCCCAGGTGTACTTCCCGGGGACGGCCAACGAGGTCAGGGCCCTGCGGCGGTTGAGCCTGAGCATCGCCCCGAACGAATGGGTAGCGGTCATCGGCAGCAACGGAGCGGGCAAGTCGACGCTGCTGCGCACGGTCGCCGGGCTGGAACGGCCCCTGCGCGGCCGGGTGGAACTCAATGGACGCGACGTGACGTCGTGGCCGGAATACCGCCGGGCCTCGATCATTGCGCGCATCGACCAGGACCCCGGAGCCAGTACCGCCCCGACGCTCTCGATCGAGGAGAACCTGGCGATCGCCGCGATGCGCGGGGAACGCCGCCTCTTCCGCCGCGGCGTCACGGCAGCCAGGCGCAAGGCCTTCCGCGAGGCACTGGCCGTCTGCAACCTGGGGCTGGAGGACCGGCTGCAGGCGCCCGTGGGCAACCTGTCCGGCGGCCAGCGCCAGGCCCTGGGCCTGGTCATGGCCACGCTGACCGGACCCGACGTCCTGCTCCTGGACGAGCACACCTCGGCCCTGGATCCGAAGGCCGCCGCCCAGGTGATGGAGCTGACCAACCGGCAGGTCCGCGAGCACCGCCTGGCCACCTTGATGGTCACGCACAACATGCAACACGCCATCGACTACGGCGACCGGCTGGTAATGATGCACCGTGGACAAATCGTGCTCGACGTGACGAACCCCGCGAAGGCACAGCTCACCGTGTCCCGGCTCATCGACCGCTTCCACGAAGTCTCGGGGGAGTCCTTCTCCAATGACCGAAGCCTGCTGGCCCCGTAAGTCCCGATCGTTCCATCCTTCCCGATATTCACTGCTGTACTACCCCGTTAGGACATCATGAACAAGCTCACCCCCCGCAAGGCAACCCTCCTTTCCCTCGCCCTGGTCGTCGCAGCCTCGCTGACCGCCTGCGGGCAGGGAGGATCCGGCGAAGCCGATGCGAAACCGGAGATGAAGACGATCGGCATCAGCACCATCGTGTCCCACCCCGATCTGGACACCCTGATCCAGGGCATCCAGGACGGACTCAAGCAGGAAGGCCTCACCGAAGGCAAGGACATCAAGGTCGAGGTGCAAAACGCCCAGGGCAATATTGCCCTGGCCACCACCATCGCGCAGAAGTTCGCCGCCGATAAGGTCGATGTCATCGTCGGGGTGAGCACCCCCAGCTCGCTGGCCGCGGTGAAGGCCACGGAAAACAGCTCCATTCCGGTGATCTTCACTGGAGTCTCGGCCGATCCCGCCGCTGCCGGTCTGGCCAAGCCGGGCAACGAGCCGCTGGGCAGGCTGGTCACCGGGGTGTACACCCCGGACACCACCGTCGACCAGCTCGAACTCTTCGGGCAGCTGAGCCCGGACGTCAAGAAGCTCGGGTTCCTGTTCAACCCCGGTGAAGCGAACTCCGTCCAGGCCCGCACCCTGGTCGACGCGGCCGCCCAAACCCACGGTTGGAGCCTGGTCGACGCCACCGTCACCTCCAGCAACGACATTTCGGCTGCCATGAACTCCCTGGTCGGCCGCGTCGACGCGGTGATCCTGCCGCAGGACAACACGGTGCTCACCGGGCTTCCCGCCATCCTGAAGATCGCCACGGAGAACAAGCTGCCGGTCTACTCCTCGGATACCAGCTCGGTCAAGGAAGGCACCGTCGCCACGGTGGCCACCAACACCTACGAGCAGGGCGTGCAGACAGCGGCCATGCTGGCCAAGATCCTGAAGGGCACCTCGGCCAACGACATTGCACCCGAGCCGGCCGGCAAGGTCGCCACCTGGGTGAACACCACTGCCGCCGAGAACATGGGCGTCACCGTCCCCGCAAACATCCTCGAGACAGCGGAAATCGCCAAGTGACAACCCTCCGACGTTTGACCACCCTGCCCGGTGACACCGGGGAAAGGAGCCAACCATGACCGAAACCATGATGGCGGCAGTACTGGAACGCCCCGGGGCCCCGCTCCGGCTTGAAGAAGTCCGCATGCCCGAGCCGAAGCATGGCGAGGTGCTGGTGCGCGTTGCCGGCTGCGGCGTCTGCCATACCGACCTGCACGTCATCAAGGGCGAAGTGGCCTTTCCGACGCCGGGAGTCCTCGGACACGAGGTGTCAGGGACGGTAGCGGCGTGGGGCCCCGGCGTCACCGGACTGACCGAAGGCATGAACGTCGTCTGCTCGTTCATCATCCCCTGCGGCACGTGCACCCATTGCGTGCGTGGACGAGATGACCTGTGCCTGAACTTCTTCTCCCAAAACCGGCTCAAGGGGACCCTGTACGACGGCACCTCGCGGATCTTCCGCCCCAATGGCCAGCCGCTGGCCATGTACTCGATGGGAGGGCTCGCACAGTACGCGGTTGTCCCGGCGAACAACGTGTTTGCGTTGCCCGCCGGCCTTCCGCTGGTGAATTCATCGATCCTGGGCTGCGCGGTCTTCACCGCCTACGGTGCGGTGCGCCACGCGGCGGACCTCCGGCACGGGGATACGGTAGCGGTGTATGGCAGCGGCGGGATCGGATCCAACCTCATACAGGTCGCCCGTGCCTTGGGCGCATCCCAGATCATTGCCGTCGATATCCGTGATGACCAGTTGGCGGCGGCCCGTGCCCTGGGCGCCACCGACACCATCAATTCCCGGACCGAGGACGTGACGGCACGCTTGCTTGAGCTGACTTCCGGCCGGGGCGTGGATGTCGCCTTCGAAGCACGCGGGCTCCCCGAGACCATGGTGCGGGCCAGTGAGGCGGTGACCGACGGAGGCAAGCTCGTCGCGGTCGGGATCGCCGATGGACGGGCCACCGCACCGATCGAGATCACCCGCCTGGTGCGCCGGTCGATCCAAATCATTGGTTCCTACGGCGCGCGGACGCGAACCGACATGCCTGCCGTCCTCCAACTGGCCCAGTCCGGGGCGATCACCACCTCCCGGGTGATTACCCGGCGCGGCCCGTTGGAGGAAGCCGCGCAGATGTACGACGACCTCGATGCGGGACGGATCGTCGGACGAGCCGTCATCGATCAGACATGAAAAGCCAAGGAGTCGACGAAATGAAACGAATTGCCATCGTCGGAGGCGGACAGTCGGGCCTGCAGTTGGCCTTCGGACTGCTGGGAAACGGATATGACGTCACCGTGTATACGGATCGCGACGCCGATGAGGTGGGCTCCGGACCCGTGATGTCGGCCCAATGCATGTTCGAGAGCTCGCTGCAGCTCGAGCGGGACCTGTCCCTTGACCTCTGGCATGAGGAGGCCCCGGAAATCGCGTCCATCTCGATGACCCGGACCGATGCGACCGGTGCGCTGCTGACCTCCTGGACGGCGCGGTTGGACAACCCCGCGAGGTCCGTCGACCAGCGGCTGAAGATCTCGACCTGGATGAGGCACTTCGTCGCTGCGGGCGGTTCGCTGGTGGTCGGGCGGGTGGACCTGGAGGAACTCGACCGTATTGCCGTGGACGTGGATTTGGTCGTCGTCGCCACCGGGCTCAGCGAGCTCGGCTCGCTGTTCCCCATCGACGAGGAACGAACCCGTTTCGACCGGCCGCAAAGGGCGTTGGCGCTGACCTACTACGAGGGCGCCCAGGAGGCGGACCAAGCCGGGAAGCGCTACTTCCATATCCGCGGCGTGGGGGAGTACTACTCGCTGCCTGCGCTCACCGCGAAGGGCAGCTGCG
This genomic interval carries:
- a CDS encoding ABC transporter permease, translating into MDSSILNTLDQGLILAFAVIGVLLTFRILDFPDLTVEGSFPLGGAVIATLLVSGMNPWLGIIAAVICGALAGALTGLLITALRINEIIAGIVVAAGMYSVNLLVMRAPNVNLMGHDTIYSLVLGGLGVPENSLNRAGVTFVLLSVSVAALIWFLNTDLGLTIRAAGANKRMVRALGMNTSVSLILAMMIGNGFVAASGALLTQAQGFADVNMGIGTLVAAAASVVIGETIFGRRNLLVWCMGAVAGALIYQGLLNIGLRLGMPAFYFKGVTAILMVLALYVPTAISQYRQRHRPFVDEEPEPVVTTTVGSSL
- a CDS encoding ABC transporter ATP-binding protein — protein: MNEVAAVTVDAVSQVYFPGTANEVRALRRLSLSIAPNEWVAVIGSNGAGKSTLLRTVAGLERPLRGRVELNGRDVTSWPEYRRASIIARIDQDPGASTAPTLSIEENLAIAAMRGERRLFRRGVTAARRKAFREALAVCNLGLEDRLQAPVGNLSGGQRQALGLVMATLTGPDVLLLDEHTSALDPKAAAQVMELTNRQVREHRLATLMVTHNMQHAIDYGDRLVMMHRGQIVLDVTNPAKAQLTVSRLIDRFHEVSGESFSNDRSLLAP
- a CDS encoding ABC transporter substrate-binding protein, producing the protein MNKLTPRKATLLSLALVVAASLTACGQGGSGEADAKPEMKTIGISTIVSHPDLDTLIQGIQDGLKQEGLTEGKDIKVEVQNAQGNIALATTIAQKFAADKVDVIVGVSTPSSLAAVKATENSSIPVIFTGVSADPAAAGLAKPGNEPLGRLVTGVYTPDTTVDQLELFGQLSPDVKKLGFLFNPGEANSVQARTLVDAAAQTHGWSLVDATVTSSNDISAAMNSLVGRVDAVILPQDNTVLTGLPAILKIATENKLPVYSSDTSSVKEGTVATVATNTYEQGVQTAAMLAKILKGTSANDIAPEPAGKVATWVNTTAAENMGVTVPANILETAEIAK
- a CDS encoding zinc-binding dehydrogenase; this encodes MTETMMAAVLERPGAPLRLEEVRMPEPKHGEVLVRVAGCGVCHTDLHVIKGEVAFPTPGVLGHEVSGTVAAWGPGVTGLTEGMNVVCSFIIPCGTCTHCVRGRDDLCLNFFSQNRLKGTLYDGTSRIFRPNGQPLAMYSMGGLAQYAVVPANNVFALPAGLPLVNSSILGCAVFTAYGAVRHAADLRHGDTVAVYGSGGIGSNLIQVARALGASQIIAVDIRDDQLAAARALGATDTINSRTEDVTARLLELTSGRGVDVAFEARGLPETMVRASEAVTDGGKLVAVGIADGRATAPIEITRLVRRSIQIIGSYGARTRTDMPAVLQLAQSGAITTSRVITRRGPLEEAAQMYDDLDAGRIVGRAVIDQT